A window of Rhinoderma darwinii isolate aRhiDar2 chromosome 4 unlocalized genomic scaffold, aRhiDar2.hap1 SUPER_4_unloc_5, whole genome shotgun sequence genomic DNA:
aactgggcggagtacatcagggtatatgtaagctgtgcggagcacatcagggtatatgtaatatgcgcggagtacatcaggatatatgtaaactgtagagtacatcaggatatatgtaatatgtgcgggtacatcaggctatatgcaagctgtgaggagtacatcagggtatatgtaagctgtgcggagtacatcagggtatatgtaagctgggcggagtacatcagggcatatgtaagctgtgcggagtacatcattgtatatgtaagctgggcggagtacatcattgtatatgtaagctgggcggagtacatcagggtaaatgtaagctgggcggagtacatcagggtatatgtaagctgggtggagtacatcagggcatatgtaaactgggcggagtacatcagggtatatgtaagctgggcggagtacatcagggtatatgtaagctgggcggcgtacatcagggtatatgttagctgggcggagtacatcagggcataataggatgatgtaataatggggtgaatgaataatccatggattggtgtggtacgctttgaaccaatcctttatacacaggccgggttcatTGGGTATTATGcaaaatatctgtgctccagtattgcctaatctttgacttcttcactagccctataagcagcacaaggccctaaagtttcctcatctccgatgcatctacagggtccacctgtggggtccagcaaatgacgatgtgggatatttagtgaaattctactggacctaaaaaattagtctgggtcgtcatttagcatcattgcgttttgagagccataacgtgttatttttctgaGCTCTGTGAGGgcgtgttttttgtggaacgagctgtaatttttattggttccattttggggtacatgcgatttttttatcactatgtattccattttttgggagatgaggaaacaacaaaacagcaattctagcacttttctttgtttttttttacagtgttcaccgtgcagtataaacaacatgttaactttattctgtggggcgatacgattacagcgacaccaaatttatatcgtttttttacgtttcactacgttcccacaataaaaatactcttttctaaaaaaatcatgttttaatgtcgccattttctgacagccataacttttttattttttagttgatatcgctgcgggacggcttcttttatgcgtgacgaactgtagtttctattggccccagcaggcagtaatagtATACTTACCCTTCTCTTTAGctccggccgcagcggaggtcctgactccatccagagtcGGGATGTTGCGCACAGCGATGCGACGTCATGACGTGAACgggttaatctgaaatcaatgggagccagtcgcggaaaaaagaaaaagcagcaagtcctttcttgccgcggttccgcctctgacctcccatcgaaatcaatgggaggcagaaaattcatttttcgctgcgttttttgtctgctgtcctcaatcgccgcgggcaaaaaacgcagcaaaaaacgcggcaagatagtgtgggcaagtctaaatctgcctcaaaattctttaaggaattttgaggcagatttttttttgcctgcaaaatactgtgtgaacagggccataaacagcactttgagataatttactcaccgtgtcagaagagctgctcccactccagtcctcttccggcgatgtcttccaggcgaggtctttggtccagacgtccagtccttcacctccagccaggctccaggtaagttttgtccatgtgtgaccGCGGCTGCGCGTGCTTcgctcgcgggtgcgcgcgcgggcgatcgcgggtgcgcgcttccgggctttcgcgggtgcgcgcgcgggcggtctcgagtgcgggcgttcgtgggtgcgcgctcgcgactgCGcacgagtttccttgtgcgcgcgatcggttgcacgcgggcggtttgacggccccccatggggAGGGggcctgcagcagcagcagctcacgacattcttttggtgaaaaaaacgggccccattgcaagggcccgttttttcctaccaaaagaatgttgcggcagttgccgggcccccctttcagttaggtttggccgggcccctcacaccagtacccctaataccccctgatggcggccctggctgcgtggagaagagctttcccagccagagggtctcccggacgcgtcccaatggcaggcgttacaattgactcattacttgtcaagactacctacaccggcttcctatgaccgagctctatcttcctttgaaactttgtgttctcaaacggggcatgtgagacgggccctgtccagtctttactgcgtgctgctcactcctgctgaggacttcatcccaccatatattacgaaatgggaaagagatcttcagattactccaagggtatgtacacacgagggcgtccgttacggctgaaattacggggatgtttcagcctgaaaacatccccgtaatttcagccgtaccggcatgtgcaggcgcttgaacgccgcgtccattacggccgtaattagcgctgctattcattggagtcaatgaataacggctccaattacggccaaagaagtgacaggtcacttctttgacgcgggcgtctatttacgcgccgtcatttgtcagcggcgcgtaaatatacgcctcgtgtgaacagacaaacgtctgcccattgctttcaatgggcagatgtttgtcagcgctattgaggcgctattttcagatgtaattcggggcaaaaacgcccgaattacgtccgtaaataggccgtgtgaacatacccaaacacaagagcaaagggaaaagatcatgctcctcacacataaggcgtctattagtaacgcctatcaggaaaccagttttaaaatactatcccgttggtacagagtcccacatgtgctacataaaatgttcccggatgtttctcctttatgttggagatgcggcagagaagagggaacgcttttacatatattctggagctgtgagaaccttcgcacctattggtcagaggttcaagatatcattctggagatcacaggaatctcgctgggagatgatccggcatggattttgctgcaccaccacgatatacctgtggggcgctacaggaagatgttagtgagacatttgttgaacgcagctaaggcttgtattccggagggttggagatcctctgagcctcctgtgactagacaatggctggaacgcattcacgaaattcggagaatggaggagttgctccatTCCGCACCCGAACGAGCAACGCAGTTTCAGAAAACCTGGTTCTATTGGTTTGACATCTGCAAGTCGAACAGATACAAGAGGGCCATGGGTGAACTGATTAGTGGAGAACCAGGGAGCTCTTGAGTTCTCTCTGGTCTGTGatgtgctgtgggggggggggggggggggagtgaggggagaacatctccccttctccctcttaagattttccctatacccccccccttccttttgtCCTTCTACCCTTCGTTTACTTCCCTATTTGAATCGATCGTTACTAAGAATTGACTGAGATGTGGGTGATGGAGGGGCGGATGAGGGTGTAATGCTGgtattcctgtcttgctatactaatgcttgtagtgtattgatggtactatgttgggaggactttgattgcatatttacttattgttgttgaaatataggttgaaatgatcggccctcatgggctttttctgtacccatgtcacccccttttctttttctgtatccccatttcttttcttgaaaataaaaaattttaaatattaaaaaaaaaaaaaaaaaaaaaaggaggaaacccagcgtcttgtgatgtccatgggttccagacttcaggccatcattgcctgcaaaggattctctacaaagtattaaaaaaaacatttatggtaatgttaatttgtccaatcacttttgatcacctgaaatgaggaggttgtgtagaaaaatggtggcaattcctaaacttttcacaggagatttttgtttaaccccttgaaataaacctgaaagcttcaacttcaattgcatctcagttgtttcatttcaaatccaatgtggtggcagcaaaacccaaatcatacagattgtgtcactgcccaaataattctggacccaacccacacacccacccacacagcaaacactctgaacaagcatagctgcagtgtaaagaatgggggtgggacagagcaagagtattgaactacagcgaagctggagtcattgatcatatccaagcccttatgaagattagtctaaaatgatgaagatcaaagttataatatacattttttttttatttgaaaaaattaacaaatcttcACAGAATAAAAACAGGAAGCGGATCATAAACTCAGCAGAACAATTAGAAGGTCGGCCAGATCAGGTTTCATTAGCGGTTGTGTCCAGCGTCTTTGTTAGCGGTTTTGTCCAGCAGTGCCGCCTTGTGGTCATTTTCTGTGCTACATCCTGGACCCCTATAACCCATTACAATTACATAGCTGGACAGAAAAACTACTGCACTACCACCCTGCAAACTGcagcggcagccatattggttgtaacaactttcccatgaacagataaaacaaagaaaaaacctccactgtaaccagtgtcaggagggggcgctaaagccggtttactcttccaaactggatcttttatgcaatggtaaaacttgtatttcccaatagattttctccattaatataaaactatttacacgtgatcattcttcatcaaatcttgagagataaaacggcagcgttatcacagttcatacgggatgcctcggattctccgtgcgagctgcatgtccttcacaaagagagtgcccctattggcctggtgactgaagaggtaagaatcttcaaagagactaacgaggaagtcctcagctgactgtggatacagaagagcattagtccctcttaaagtgacagcactcccggtataatttactacacagctcgaaggactgatcagatttcacttttatgagctgttagctagagtgatggtggggggggggggggtctggcctctggaactcccacaatgcatcacaacccctatgcaaatgtcccgctagggcatatggatgtgttagagggggcgggggctgagtagtgaaccactgcaaagagcagctccctctctggttgacccatgcgttacatggacagtgcattgtatgagataCTGACCTCTTGTAGCGCCATAAGTGCGGTGCTTTGCCAGTAGTAAAACACGCCGCGGGAATACTTCAGGCAGATCTCTCTCACCTGCAAGAATAAAAGGGGAATATCACTGACAATAAAGAGGAGCAGCCGCAGAGGACACATCCACTCACCAGGCGGAAAAACGGGGTTTTCTGAATGAGCAGATTGGTTGATTTTTGGTACTTTCTTATTTCCATCAGCGCACGGGCTCCTGGGCGGTAGCGTCTTCTTCGTTGTGTGCTCGGTCTGTGAATCGTTTCCCCACTACCTGTAAGAAAGAAATCCATAATCACAGCTGAAAATGAATCTCCCGCTacatggaaattcactgtctggccggggtcacacgtagggtaaacacggcagattttctgcaacggatttcattgcggaaactccacagcgtaatacagaagcagaagagtggaggagattcaaacaaatctcatccagacgcagcggaaaaaaacccgccaaacttacccagatctctctgctcctgcgttcaacccggcctccagggatgatgtctcatcccatatgactgctgcagaacatcagagggacacgtcaccatggctacgggtaagtattgtttttttttctaccttctatggacattccagccgaaaaactgcagtttttcagccagaattaccTCCGGTGCCGAGGgccaatacgctgtgtacttttacgccgcgtatctgccctgtgtgaacatggcctattaccttaatgtcccccaaggaacatcaggtaaacagatttaaaacataacatgctacctgcagccaccactagagggagctcattgtatatggttgtacattgaacttggtaacaaaacagtatgcagtgagctccctctagtggtggctgcagggagacaaAATTATACCATGTAACTGTCTACGCAGGAGATTTAGAGCTCCGTTTCAGAAAACTGTGCTCACACTGCTGTAAAAcgacattaagaaattaatcagcacagaatgttggacctaaaaaggatataaatgtggacgttcaaattttagatacttttctatgactgataatttggggtccatcaagtcccattgatacctgattaaccccttaaggacgcagcctagttttgaccttaaggctcagagcccatttttcaaatctgacatatttcactttatgtggtaataacgtcggaatgcttaaacctacccaagcgattctgagattgttttctcgtgacacattgggcttcatgttcgtggtaaaatttggtcgatatattcagtgtttattggtgaaaaattgcaaaatttagagaaaattttgaaaaaattgcatttttcagaatttaaatgcatctgcttgtaaaacagacggttataccacccacaatagtcactagttcacatttcccatatgtctactttagattgttttttgaacattcttttatttttcttggacgttacaaggcttagaacataaacagcaatttctcatatttttaagaaaatttcaaaagccttttttttaaggtacctcttgagttctgaagtggctttgtggggcctatgtattagaaaccctgataaaacaccccattttaaaaactagacccctcaaagtattcaaaacagcatttagaaagttttttaacccttcaggcatttcacaggaattaaagcaaagtggaggtgaaatttgcaaatttcatttttcttgctgaatttcaattttattcatttttttttctgtaacacagaaggttttaccagagaaacactactaaatatgtattgtccagattctgcagtttttagaaatgtcccacatgtggccctactgcgctcgtggactaaggcctcatttacacgagcgtattatacgcgcgtgcgacgcgcgtgcttttcacgcgtgtcgtacgcacctataatagtctatggggctgtttagacgatgcgtgaattttgcgctgcgtgagtgcgttgcgtaaaactcacgacatgttctatattcttgcgtttttcacgcaacacgcacccattgacttcaatgggtgcgtgaaaacaacgcatgccacactgacggtcctgcgttgcatgcgcgaaaatcacgcaagagctgtcaaaaggatgaatgtaaacagaaaagcaccacgtgcttttctggttacaaacatccaaacggagtgtcaaattagagatgagcgcaccgaacttcaccgggttcggccgaactcgttttaaccgaacccggcaaaaaatgttcgggtacgcgacgtcaggagacagtcactgcccacggtgctcaaagacttaaactgtttcagcaccatggacagtgactttcgatcacaatatacatatacgtgtaaaaaaaaacagaagttctgacttaccgataagtcccggcttcttcctccagtccgacctcccgggatgacaattcaggccaagtgacagctgcagccaatcacaggccaatcacaggctgcagccaatcacaggctgcagcggtctcatggcctgccgcgtcatcctgggaggtggggccggatgacaagagagggacgcgtcaccaaggcaacggccgggagaccggactggaggaagcaggcagttcatggtaagtgtgaacgtctttttttattcacaggttggtgtatattgtgatcggcattcactgtcgagggtgctgaaagagttactgccgatcagttagctctttcagcaccttggacagtgacgggcgtcgactacctcatctctatgatggcggctgtgcgaaaatcacgcagccgcgcatcatacacggatgacacacggagctgtcaattggcttttgcgcacgcaaaacgcagcgtttttttgcgcgcgcaaaacgcacacgctcgtgtaaatgaggcctaaaacacaagccctagaagcaaggaagcacctagtgcattttgagtcctctttttttattagaatatattttaggcagcatgccaggtttgaagaggtgttgaggtgtcaaaacagtaggaatcccccaatagtgaccccattttggaaactacacccctcaaggaattcatttagggttgttgttaccattttgaccgcaaagttttttcacagcacgtatttgaattgggctctgaaatgaaaaaaatttcattttttccaataagatgtaattttttaccaaaatttcttattttcacagggaacaaaataccccattttgttgcccaatttctcctgagtgcatcaataccccatttgtggcaataaactgccgtttgggcccatgggaggcctcagaagggaaggagcgctgtgtgttctttggagtacagattttgctggtttggttttcgggtgccatgtcgcatttgcagagccccagaggtatcaaagcaatggaaacccaccagaagtgaccccattttggaaactacacccctcaaggaattcatttatgggtaatgtgaccatttagactacatagtttcttcacagaacttatttgaattgggctgggaattaaaaaaatatatattttttccaataatatgtcattttagctcaaaaattcttattttcacaagaaataaaatactccattttgttgcccaatttgtcctgagtgccgcaataccccatttgtggtgataaactgccgtttgggcccatgggagggctcagaaggaaaggagcgctgtgtgttctttgaggtacagattttgctggattggttttcgggtgccatgtcgcatttgcagagccccagaggtatcaaagcaatagaaacccaccacaaatgaccccattttggaaactacacccctcaaggaattaatttatgggtgttgtgaccattttgaccccatagttttttcacagaacttatttgaattgggctgggaatgaaaacaaaattttttttttcaaataatatgtagttttggctgaaaatttcttattttcacaagaaacaaaataccccattctgttgcgcaatttgttctgagtgccgcaataccccatttgttgtgataaactggcgtttgggcccatgggagggctcagaaggaaaggaccaccatttggcctactggggattttctagtgcgaagtcatgtatgcagaagcccctgaggtaccagtacagttgaaacccgcaagaagtgaccccgttttaaaaactacacccttaaggcattcatctagaggtgtagtgagcattttgaccggagacctacaccccataaactgtaatgtgggttctcccgggtatggcaataccctacatgtggctgttatcagctgcctggacacacagcagggcccagaggggaaagacgagggggataagctgtgcggagtgcatcagggtaagtaaaattggggtaaattataaaccaagggatgtatgataaattttaaaacactatcatacagagccctggtttttcgggacatgtcacattgatatattgtgtcatccattatcgccctcttatagcagactttgcacctcttttgactttttcccttcttgccagtttggggaacttctcctggaaagtgttgccctggtacgatgcgtgtgggctcgcttccagaaatactgggtgcccccccttcttggtccctaaagattaggttcttgataatcacctcgtgaaattccaggaaagttcccgtctggcctgcacatcgacgtagcatgtacgcattgtacaatgccatctgtatgatgtgcccggccagcttcttataccacaccgcatggcgctgtagggcttcagggcttgatcttacaagtccatccctaccatgtacctattgtagtccaggatgcagtctggtttgggggtggcctttccttcatatatcctaaacctgtaggtataccctgatgcactctcacagcttatacatcttcacgccataccttgccctcttacccggcaggtactcgcggaattgaaccctccctttaaaatgtaccagggactcatcaatagaaatacacttctcgggggtgtatgtttgggaaaaccgggcactggaaccgtctaataggggtctccgtttatacaaacggtcaaaactggggtcatctcggggtgggcacggctcattatcagtataatgtaagaagcgaagtattgcctaatttatttatttttttaggttccagttcagttctgaagttgctttgaggggcccatatattagaaacccctatcaaataccaccccattttagaaactagacccctcaaagtattcacaacagcatgtagaaagtttatgaaccctttatgtgtttcacaaaaatttagagcaaagtagaggtgaaatgtacatttttttttgtcagaaaatcctctttataccattttttttataacacaaaaggatttatcagagaaacgcaactcaatacttaatacccagattctgcagttttgagaaatatcccacatgtggccctagtgcggtaatggactgaagcaccggtctccgaagcaaaggagcacctagtggattttgaggaatcttttttattaggcaccatgtccggtttgaagaggtcttgtggtgccaaaacattgggaaccccccaaaagtgaccccaatttggaaactagaccccttgaggaatccattgtagttttcttggggtgcatgcggctttttgatcagtttttattctatttttagttggcgtggtgactaaaaaacagcaattctactattgtttcttttttcgtttttttttacagcgttcaccgtgcgctataaatgacattcactttattctgcggggcgatacgattacggcgataccagatgtttatagtttttttttatgtcttatggcgtttgcacaataaaatacgttttgtaaataatcactcactttttgtgttaccttattctaagagccagaacgtttttatttttcaatcaataaagccgtgcgaggacttattttttgcgtaacgaactgtagtttcgatcagcaccatttttaggtaaatgcaactttttattccattttttgggaggtgaagtgaccaaagaattgggattgtggttcggtttaatattattttattttacggcgttcaccgtgcgggataaataatgaaataattttgtagttcaggccgttacggacgcggcgataccaattatgtatagtttatttgtttatatatttttattaataataaaggactgataagggaaaaggggggatttttacttttattactttaaaatcttttattttcttatttttacacatctttttttaactttttttttactttattactttgtcccactaggggacatgagggcaggaggctctgatcgctattctaatacactgcactacatgcgtagtgcagtgtattagaactgtcagctactcactgacagcaagcatagtgggtcctgacgttgtcaggacccactaggcttccgtctatggcatagccggacgccattgtttggtgtccggttgccatagtcaccatcgccggccgctatcgcgtagcaggccggcgatggcagcttaacccctaaaaagctgcgatctctatagaacgcggcttttaaggggttaatcagcggggacacagcgatcggtccccgctgtaggagctgtgacagctgctgaacaagacagcagcgtcacagctcctgtatgtgtcgggaggacggccgaaacggccgttactcccgagacgtactattacggcatggagcgcgaacgatacagctgccatgacgtaatagtacgtcaaggagcgggaaggggttaaaggggttgtaccacgaaaataatttttcacctatccacaagataggtgataaatgccggatcgctgcgggttgttaacaagagtgtgggtcccagagtggtggtcactcaagtcattctctatggcagtggtccccaacctattttgcaccgaggaccggtttgatgcaagaacatttttgcggggactggcggggggggggaacaCGTCTCATCCAAAcacgtctcatccacacgctgcataaacggagtagaaaaaaggctcagaaattgacgtcacaacatcgcgcctgcctgcgcggagccgctcacggcagagtgcataattgggcaaggagcagtcaaacttgactatttccgtcgatcccatagggaatgaatagagcggtcggactgcaggttggaaattcttagatccctcatttcataatatatcttcatgggtgtgagctgtgttctcagattcccttcccagggccatatagtaacgtgcttcctgcaaccaccactagggggagacgatTGTGCACATGCATGCAGCTCCTGTTGTGCCTATATAAATCAGTCctcagtttgctccccctagtggcggccttgtgctacagaaatttgtgtatgtaacagatttttacctgcatagaaacgaaccctctaagatataaagctgagaaacggattacaatctagtattacacgacccgaggttatctggaattcatttttaaaataaaatatataatgagagtgataagatgatcaaggtgcaactttctcttacttggcggagattgaggaggagctgcaggtttcttctgcggctgcgccgacttcctgcgggacgagcttttctggggtggtttcatgatgatgtaaaacgctgctgagagacatacaatcagttaagcagataagagacggtgacaattcagcagaatcacaggtgacgtaggataaactgagcggttttatactgactgatgccaccaatgcaagtgacaagaaagtgatgacattgacggtgaagatatgagattgccggatgtcagtaattaacgcacgctgcatcaatgaatacaatagatcctcgtggcatcaattaccagaacagcgacatcaatgatctatttaataatgcggcaacagaagagctacccgcagcagatcccgcaagcaatgggcagatgtttgcagacgtaatggagccgtcttttcaggcgtgattcgaggcgtaaaacgcctgaaaataggtcgtgtgcacagaaccttacagagaatccgtaatccagacaaaggtgggaaatttaaaactggagcaaaggaaaagtggagctgtcgtcatggaaatgaaaggccgcagctggaggacg
This region includes:
- the LOC142684081 gene encoding histone H3-like centromeric protein A, yielding MKPPQKSSSRRKSAHPQKKPAAPPQSPPSSGETIHRPSTQRRRRYRPGARALMEIRKYQKSTNLLIQKTPFFRLVREICLKYSRGVFYYWQSTALMALQESAEDFLVSLFEDSYLFSHQANRGTLFVKDMQLARRIRGIPYEL